One stretch of Astatotilapia calliptera chromosome 3, fAstCal1.2, whole genome shotgun sequence DNA includes these proteins:
- the clcn3 gene encoding H(+)/Cl(-) exchange transporter 3 isoform X6, with translation MEEEDAAADPYLPYDGGGDTIPLQEIPRRGSNYAMSNGGGAPSSSTHLLDFLEEPIPGVGTYDDFHTIDWVREKCKDRERHRKINSKKKESAWEFTKSLYDAWSGWLVVTLTGLASGALAGLIDIAADWMNDLKEGVCLSALWFNHEQCCWTSNETTFAERDKCPQWKSWAELILGQAEGPGSYIMNYFMYIYWALSFAFLAVCLVKVFAPYACGSGIPEIKTILSGFIIRGYLGKWTLMIKTITLVLAVASGLSLGKEGPLVHVACCCGNIFSYLFPKYSKNEAKKREVLSAASAAGVSVAFGAPIGGVLFSLEEVSYYFPLKTLWRSFFAALVAAFVLRSINPFGNSRLVLFYVEYHTPWYLFELLPFILLGVFGGLWGAFFIKANIAWCRRRKSTRFGRYPVLEVILVAAITAVVAFPNPYTRKNTSELIKELFTDCGPLESSQLCQYRSQMNGTKAFSDDQPAGPGVYSAMWQLCLALIFKIIMTIFTFGLKVPSGLFIPSMAIGAIAGRIVGIAMEQLAYYHHDWFLFKEWCEVGADCITPGLYAMVGAAACLGGVTRMTVSLVIIVFELTGGLEYIVPLMAAVMTSKWVGDAFGREGIYEAHIRLNGYPFLDSKEEFTHTTLAREVMRPRRNDPPLAVLTQDDLTVEELQGIINETSYNGFPVIVSKESQRLVGFALRRDITIAIENARRKQEGIVLNSRVYFTQHAPTLPADSPRPLKLRSILDMSPFTVTDHTPMEIVVDIFRKLGLRQCLVTHNGRLLGIITKKDILRHMAQMANQDPESIMFN, from the exons atggaggaggaggacgcgGCGGCCGATCCCTATTTGCCTTACGACGGGGGAGGTGACACCATCCCCCTGCAGGAGATCCCTAGAAGAG gaTCTAACTACGCCATGTCGAACGGGGGCGGGGCTCCCAgcagctccacccacctgctggaCTTCCTAGAGGAGCCCATCCCTGGTGTTGGGACCTACGATGACTTTCACACCATCGACTGGGTCCGTGAGAAGTGCAAGGACCGCGAGAGACACCGGAAG ATCAATAGTAAGAAAAAGGAGTCTGCATGGGAGTTCACCAAGAGCCTGTACGACGCTTGGTCCGGCTGGCTGGTGGTGACGCTCACTGGCTTGGCATCAG GTGCTTTGGCTGGCCTGATTGACATTGCTGCTGATTGGATGAACGACCTGAAGGAGGGCGTGTGTCTGAGCGCCTTGTGGTTCAACCACGAGCAGTGCTGCTGGACGTCCAATGAGACCACCTTCGCTGAGAGGGACAAGTGTCCTCAGTGGAAGAGCTGGGCTGAGCTAATACTGGGGCAGGCTGAG GGCCCCGGCTCGTACATCATGAACtatttcatgtacatctactgGGCTCTGTCCTTCGCCTTCCTGGCAGTTTGTCTGGTTAAGGTGTTTGCGCCGTACGCCTGCGGCTCAGGGATCCCAGAG ATCAAGACCATCCTGAGTGGGTTCATCATCCGGGGATATCTGGGCAAGTGGACCTTGATGATCAAAACCATCACTCTGGTGTTGGCTGTGGCGTCGGGCCTGAGCCTGGGGAAAGAGGGCCCCCTGGTCCACGTGGCCTGCTGCTGTGGGAACATCTTCTCCTACCTCTTCCCCAAGTACAGCAAGAACGAGGCCAAGAAACGAGAG GTTCTCTCTGCCGCGTCAGCTGCCGGGGTGTCTGTTGCTTTTGGAGCACCAATCGGGGGAGTCCTCTTCAGCTTAGAGGAG GTGAGCTACTATTTCCCTCTAAAGACGTTGTGGCGCTCATTCTTTGCGGCCCTGGTGGCGGCCTTCGTGCTTCGCTCCATTAACCCGTTTGGGAACAGCCGCCTGGTGCTGTTCTACGTGGAGTACCACACGCCATGGTACCTGTTTGAGCTCCTCCCGTTCATCCTGCTGGGAGTGTTCGGGGGCCTCTGGGGCGCCTTCTTCATCAAAGCCAACATCGCCTGGTGCCGGCGGCGCAAGTCGACACGTTTCG GCAGGTACCCGGTGTTGGAGGTGATCCTGGTGGCGGCCATCACTGCGGTGGTTGCTTTCCCAAACCCTTACACGCGTAAGAACACCAGCGAGCTGATAAAGGAGCTGTTCACCGACTGCGGTCCGCTGGAGTCTTCGCAGCTCTGTCAGTACCGCAGCCAGATGAACGGCACCAAAGCCTTCTCTGATGACCAGCCGGCGGGGCCCGGCGTCTACTCGGCCATGTGGCAGCTGTGCCTGGCGCTCATCTTTAAAATCATCATGACTATATTCACATTTGGACTCAAg GTACCGTCGGGTTTGTTCATCCCCAGCATGGCCATCGGGGCGATCGCGGGGCGGATTGTTGGCATTGCCATGGAGCAGCTTGCATATTATCACCACGACTGGTTCCTGTTCAAAGAGTGGTGCGAAGTCGGAGCTGACTGCATCACTCCAGGGCTCTACGCTATGGTGGGAGCTGCAGCGTGCCTGG GTGGAGTGACTCGTATGACTGTCTCCCTCGTCATCATCGTGTTCGAGCTGACCGGCGGGCTGGAGTACATCGTCCCCCTCATGGCCGCCGTGATGACCAGCAAATGGGTGGGCGATGCATTCGGTCGAGAGGGAATCTACGAGGCCCACATCCGACTGAACGGATACCCCTTCCTGGATTCAAAGGAGGAGTTCACGCACACCACGCTGGCCCGGGAGGTGATGAGGCCCCGACGCAACGACCCGCCGTTGGCAGTGCTCACGCAGGACGACCTGACTGTGGAGGAGCTGCAGGGCATTATCAATGAAACCAGTTATAATGGTTTCCCTGTGATCGTGTCTAAGGAGTCCCAGAGGCTAGTGGGCTTCGCTCTGCGCAGAGACATCACAATCGCTATAG AGAACGCACGCCGCAAACAGGAGGGCATCGTGCTGAACTCAAGGGTGTACTTCACCCAGCATGCACCCACGCTGCCTGCCGACAGCCCTCGACCCCTCAAGCTTCGCTCCATCCTGGACATGAGCCCCTTCACCGTCACTGACCACACCCCCATGGAGATCGTGGTGGACATTTTCAGGAAGCTGGGTCTGCGCCAGTGCCTGGTTACTCACAACGG GCGGCTTCTTGGTATTATCACAAAAAAAGATATCCTTCGTCACATGGCTCAAATGGCAAATCAGGATCCAGAGTCCATCATGTTCAACTGA
- the clcn3 gene encoding H(+)/Cl(-) exchange transporter 3 isoform X4, with product MESEQLYHRGYCRNSYNSIASASSDEELLDGAGVIMDFHTTEDDNLLDGDAASPGSNYAMSNGGGAPSSSTHLLDFLEEPIPGVGTYDDFHTIDWVREKCKDRERHRKINSKKKESAWEFTKSLYDAWSGWLVVTLTGLASGALAGLIDIAADWMNDLKEGVCLSALWFNHEQCCWTSNETTFAERDKCPQWKSWAELILGQAEGPGSYIMNYFMYIYWALSFAFLAVCLVKVFAPYACGSGIPEIKTILSGFIIRGYLGKWTLMIKTITLVLAVASGLSLGKEGPLVHVACCCGNIFSYLFPKYSKNEAKKREVLSAASAAGVSVAFGAPIGGVLFSLEEVSYYFPLKTLWRSFFAALVAAFVLRSINPFGNSRLVLFYVEYHTPWYLFELLPFILLGVFGGLWGAFFIKANIAWCRRRKSTRFGRYPVLEVILVAAITAVVAFPNPYTRKNTSELIKELFTDCGPLESSQLCQYRSQMNGTKAFSDDQPAGPGVYSAMWQLCLALIFKIIMTIFTFGLKVPSGLFIPSMAIGAIAGRIVGIAMEQLAYYHHDWFLFKEWCEVGADCITPGLYAMVGAAACLGGVTRMTVSLVIIVFELTGGLEYIVPLMAAVMTSKWVGDAFGREGIYEAHIRLNGYPFLDSKEEFTHTTLAREVMRPRRNDPPLAVLTQDDLTVEELQGIINETSYNGFPVIVSKESQRLVGFALRRDITIAIENARRKQEGIVLNSRVYFTQHAPTLPADSPRPLKLRSILDMSPFTVTDHTPMEIVVDIFRKLGLRQCLVTHNGIVLGIITKKNILEHLEELKQHTPPLINDM from the exons ATGGAGTCGGAGCAGCTGTACCACAGAGGTTACTGCAGGAACAGCTACAACAGCATCGCCAGCGCCAGCAGCGACGAGGAGCTGCTGGATGGAGCCGGCGTCATCATGGACTTCCACACCACCGAGGACGACAACCTGCTGGATGGGGACGCTGCCTCCCCAG gaTCTAACTACGCCATGTCGAACGGGGGCGGGGCTCCCAgcagctccacccacctgctggaCTTCCTAGAGGAGCCCATCCCTGGTGTTGGGACCTACGATGACTTTCACACCATCGACTGGGTCCGTGAGAAGTGCAAGGACCGCGAGAGACACCGGAAG ATCAATAGTAAGAAAAAGGAGTCTGCATGGGAGTTCACCAAGAGCCTGTACGACGCTTGGTCCGGCTGGCTGGTGGTGACGCTCACTGGCTTGGCATCAG GTGCTTTGGCTGGCCTGATTGACATTGCTGCTGATTGGATGAACGACCTGAAGGAGGGCGTGTGTCTGAGCGCCTTGTGGTTCAACCACGAGCAGTGCTGCTGGACGTCCAATGAGACCACCTTCGCTGAGAGGGACAAGTGTCCTCAGTGGAAGAGCTGGGCTGAGCTAATACTGGGGCAGGCTGAG GGCCCCGGCTCGTACATCATGAACtatttcatgtacatctactgGGCTCTGTCCTTCGCCTTCCTGGCAGTTTGTCTGGTTAAGGTGTTTGCGCCGTACGCCTGCGGCTCAGGGATCCCAGAG ATCAAGACCATCCTGAGTGGGTTCATCATCCGGGGATATCTGGGCAAGTGGACCTTGATGATCAAAACCATCACTCTGGTGTTGGCTGTGGCGTCGGGCCTGAGCCTGGGGAAAGAGGGCCCCCTGGTCCACGTGGCCTGCTGCTGTGGGAACATCTTCTCCTACCTCTTCCCCAAGTACAGCAAGAACGAGGCCAAGAAACGAGAG GTTCTCTCTGCCGCGTCAGCTGCCGGGGTGTCTGTTGCTTTTGGAGCACCAATCGGGGGAGTCCTCTTCAGCTTAGAGGAG GTGAGCTACTATTTCCCTCTAAAGACGTTGTGGCGCTCATTCTTTGCGGCCCTGGTGGCGGCCTTCGTGCTTCGCTCCATTAACCCGTTTGGGAACAGCCGCCTGGTGCTGTTCTACGTGGAGTACCACACGCCATGGTACCTGTTTGAGCTCCTCCCGTTCATCCTGCTGGGAGTGTTCGGGGGCCTCTGGGGCGCCTTCTTCATCAAAGCCAACATCGCCTGGTGCCGGCGGCGCAAGTCGACACGTTTCG GCAGGTACCCGGTGTTGGAGGTGATCCTGGTGGCGGCCATCACTGCGGTGGTTGCTTTCCCAAACCCTTACACGCGTAAGAACACCAGCGAGCTGATAAAGGAGCTGTTCACCGACTGCGGTCCGCTGGAGTCTTCGCAGCTCTGTCAGTACCGCAGCCAGATGAACGGCACCAAAGCCTTCTCTGATGACCAGCCGGCGGGGCCCGGCGTCTACTCGGCCATGTGGCAGCTGTGCCTGGCGCTCATCTTTAAAATCATCATGACTATATTCACATTTGGACTCAAg GTACCGTCGGGTTTGTTCATCCCCAGCATGGCCATCGGGGCGATCGCGGGGCGGATTGTTGGCATTGCCATGGAGCAGCTTGCATATTATCACCACGACTGGTTCCTGTTCAAAGAGTGGTGCGAAGTCGGAGCTGACTGCATCACTCCAGGGCTCTACGCTATGGTGGGAGCTGCAGCGTGCCTGG GTGGAGTGACTCGTATGACTGTCTCCCTCGTCATCATCGTGTTCGAGCTGACCGGCGGGCTGGAGTACATCGTCCCCCTCATGGCCGCCGTGATGACCAGCAAATGGGTGGGCGATGCATTCGGTCGAGAGGGAATCTACGAGGCCCACATCCGACTGAACGGATACCCCTTCCTGGATTCAAAGGAGGAGTTCACGCACACCACGCTGGCCCGGGAGGTGATGAGGCCCCGACGCAACGACCCGCCGTTGGCAGTGCTCACGCAGGACGACCTGACTGTGGAGGAGCTGCAGGGCATTATCAATGAAACCAGTTATAATGGTTTCCCTGTGATCGTGTCTAAGGAGTCCCAGAGGCTAGTGGGCTTCGCTCTGCGCAGAGACATCACAATCGCTATAG AGAACGCACGCCGCAAACAGGAGGGCATCGTGCTGAACTCAAGGGTGTACTTCACCCAGCATGCACCCACGCTGCCTGCCGACAGCCCTCGACCCCTCAAGCTTCGCTCCATCCTGGACATGAGCCCCTTCACCGTCACTGACCACACCCCCATGGAGATCGTGGTGGACATTTTCAGGAAGCTGGGTCTGCGCCAGTGCCTGGTTACTCACAACGG gattgTGTTGGGCATCATCACTAAGAAGAATATATTAGAGCATCTGGAGGAGCTCAAGCAGCACACGCCGCCCCTG ATCAACGACATGTGA